From Erigeron canadensis isolate Cc75 chromosome 8, C_canadensis_v1, whole genome shotgun sequence, one genomic window encodes:
- the LOC122611134 gene encoding transcription factor MYB41-like: MGRSPCCDKSGLKKGPWTQEEDLKLTQYIRIHGPGNWRTLPKNSGLERCGKSCRLRWTNYLRPDIKRGRFSFEEEETIIQLHSVLGNKWSAIASRLPGRTDNEIKNYWNTHIRKRLLKNGIDPVTHRPRLDLMNLSSILNSASFNLSNLLNIQNLVNPQLLGLATLLASTSSSSNYQDNIDQLLRNNLVYPMNPNFNDGAQIQNVVTDSIPSSFPSNQHQNQTFGQCLSENLVDKNNGQITQDNSIPSYLLIDDSFILPNYSDDQFTAQASDNSSFQPSNTENNNNNNNFDLDSMFPTPISSPSPLDSSSIFINGSTTTTEDEKESYCSRNFKFEIPESLEFDDFM, translated from the exons atgggAAGATCACCATGTTGTGATAAAAGTGGACTTAAGAAAGGGCCATGGACACAAGAAGAGGATCTCAAACTCACTCAATACATTCGGATACATGGACCCGGCAATTGGCGAACACTTCCCAAGAACTCTG gactTGAACGATGTGGAAAAAGTTGTCGTCTACGATGGACAAACTACTTGAGGCCTGATATCAAGAGAGGAAGATTCtcgtttgaagaagaagagacaATCATCCAACTACATAGCGTTCTTGGGAATAA GTGGTCAGCAATTGCTAGTAGGTTGCCAGGGAGAACCGATAATGAAATCAAGAATTACTGGAACACCCATATCCGTAAAAGGTTACTCAAGAATGGAATCGATCCAGTGACTCATCGTCCTCGGCTTGATCTAATGAACCTCTCATCAATACTCAACTCAGCATCTTTCAATCTCTCAAACCTCTTGAACATCCAAAACCTTGTAAATCCACAACTTTTGGGGCTCGCCACCCTCTTGGCATCGACATCATCGTCATCAAATTATCAAGATAATATAGATCAGTTGCTTCGGAATAACCTCGTATACCCCATGAACCCAAACTTTAATGATGGGGCGCAAATACAAAACGTCGTCACTGATTCCATTCCTTCGAGTTTTCCTAGCAATCAACATCAGAATCAAACATTCGGCCAATGCTTGTCAGAGAACTTAGTCGACAAGAATAATGGACAAATTACTCAAGATAACTCGATACCTTCTTACTTATTAATTGACGATTCTTTTATCCTTCCAAATTACAGCGACGATCAATTTACAGCACAAGCATCAGATAACTCCAGTTTCCAGCCATCAAATActgaaaacaataataataataataatttcgaTCTAGATTCTATGTTTCCAACACCCATCTCAAGCCCATCACCATTAGATTCGTCATCGATATTCATAAATGGCAGTACTACTACCACCGAAGATGAGAAAGAAAGTTACTGCAGTAGAAACTTCAAGTTTGAGATCCCAGAGAGTTTGGagtttgatgattttatgtaa